A genomic stretch from Gallus gallus isolate bGalGal1 chromosome 13, bGalGal1.mat.broiler.GRCg7b, whole genome shotgun sequence includes:
- the CXXC5 gene encoding CXXC-type zinc finger protein 5 has protein sequence MSNSGSHQDTGNKPETEKNNQDDSHPPVSSERRNKSGIISEPLNKSLKKSRPLSHYSTFGSSSSVSEHSEKGNPLTNGNEATVDKSNSTSKHKNISSMLSKLDRVAEISSEGQNALQQFAQSTEMLKRVVQEHIPLASDHGTGISDMEAVSAAETMNSPSDFPYLGAFPINPGLFIMTPAGVFLAESALHMAGLAEYPMQNELASAINSGKKKRKRCGMCPPCRRRINCEQCSSCRNRKTGHQICKFRKCEELKKKPSAALEKVMLPTGAAFRWFQ, from the coding sequence ATGTCGAATTCGGGCTCCCATCAAGACACTGGGAACAAGCCAGAGAcggaaaaaaataaccaagaTGACTCTCATCCCCCCGTCAGCTCCGAGAGGAGGAACAAAAGTGGAATAATAAGTGAACCTTTGAACAAAAGTCTTAAGAAGTCCCGTCCGCTCTCCCACTATTCCACCTTTGGTAGCAGCAGCTCGGTAAGCGAACATTCAGAGAAAGGCAACCCCTTAACTAATGGCAACGAAGCAACTGTGGATAAAAGTAATTCTACCTCAAAGCACAAAAACATCTCTAGTATGCTGAGCAAATTAGACAGGGTGGCAGAAATCTCCTCAGAAGGACAGAATGCCCTACAACAGTTTGCTCAGTCGACAGAAATGCTCAAAAGAGTGGTACAGGAGCATATTCCTCTAGCAAGCGACCACGGGACTGGTATCTCTGATATGGAGGCAGTCTCAGCTGCAGAGACAATGAACAGCCCCTCTGATTTTCCTTACCTGGGGGCTTTTCCCATCAACCCAGGCCTTTTCATTATGACCCCTGCTGGCGTGTTTCTGGCAGAGAGCGCGCTCCATATGGCTGGCTTGGCAGAGTATCCAATGCAGAATGAATTGGCATCTGCCATCAATTCGGGGAAAAAGAAACGGAAAAGATGTGGCATGTGCCCGCCCTGCCGAAGACGGATAAACTGCGAGCAGTGCAGCAGTTGTAGGAATCGCAAAACTGGCCACCAGATTTGCAAATTCCGAAAATGTGAAGAACTCAAAAAGAAGccttctgcagcactggag
- the LOC121106707 gene encoding proline-rich protein HaeIII subfamily 1-like, with amino-acid sequence MKQQTPKLRDLLRTAPPRRAAPTSPPQLSPPESAHRPRPNRGTESGAPPAPRPRCPPRPREGSSRVAALPPPPPPDSLPAPHNPPPQPPSRLGASGRPAARRPRAPAATIVTRETAAGTERRRCGGGRGERGWVRGAELGARSGARYGRCPPPGPAPHGASRGRAAKLCSLRIGAERHRRAERSAARRGENGARSRAAPGPPPPAKLFPDTFPPTPPPPPAGAAPRCRHLPAEDTGLKANMRGGSREKGRKRLALPAPTRSCVRPNACGTALPWGGRGRGPEARGLPTGGWTEPAVWREPPGSSIRSAPLKPSAGTRPSPGLLRYGCCPALRAEGQCGQSSSGQRRFDRKIRERNDIPGKYQK; translated from the exons atgaaacaacAAACCCCCAAACTTCGGGACTTGTTACGCACGGctccgccgcgccgcgccgctcccaCGTCCCCCCCGCAGCTGTCGCCGCCGGAAAGCGCGCACCGCCCCCGGCCGAACCGCGGCACCGAGAGCGgagctccccccgccccccggccGCGCTGCCCTCCCCGCCCCCGCGAAGGGTCCTCGCGGGTGGcggcgctgccccccccccctccccccgacTCCCTCCCGGCGCCgcacaacccccccccccagcccccctcccGGCTCGGCGCTAGCGGGCgccccgctgcccgccgcccccgcgcccCGGCCGCCACCATTGTCACCCGGGAAACGGCGGCGGGCACCGAGAGGCGGCGgtgcggcggcggccgcggggagcggggctgggtgCGGGGAGCGGAGCTCGGCGCGAGGAGCGGAGCTCGGTACGGGCGCTgcccccctcccggccccgcaccgcacGGCGCATCCCGCGGCCGCGCCGCCAAACTTTGCTCGCTGCGGATCGGAGCGGAGCGGCACCGCCGGGCGGAGcgcagcgcggcgcggcgcggagAGAACGGGGCGCGGAGCAGagccgcccccggcccgccgccccccgccaAACTTTTTCCCGACACTTTTCCCCCAactccgccgccgccgcccgccggggCAGCCCCGCGGTGCCGGCACCTACCGGCG GAGGACACGGGCCTCAAAGCAAACATGCGCGGCGGCAGCCGGGAGAAGGGCAGGAAgcgccttgccctgcctgctcccacccGCAGCTGCGTGCGCCCCAACGCGTGCGGCACGGCGCTGCCGTGGGGCGGCAGGGGGCGTGGGCCGGAGGCTCGGGGTCTGCCCACGGGAGGGTGGACGGAGCCGGCGGTGTGGAGGGAG CCGCCTGGCTCCAGCATCCGGAGCGCCCCGCTAAAGCCATCTGCCGGGACGCGGCCCTCCCCGGGGCTCCTGCGGTACGGCTGCTGCCCGGCCCTGCGGGCAGAGGGGCAgtgcgggcagagcagctccgGGCAGCGGCGGTTTGACAGGAAGATACGGGAGAGAAACGACATCCCCGGGAAATATCAGAAGTAA